Genomic segment of Streptomyces alboniger:
GCGACGAGGTCTGGGACACGGCCGCCACCTACTTCGACGAGAAGCAGCTGGCCGCGATCGTCCTGATGGTCGGCGTCACCAATCTGTTCAACCGGCTCAACGCCACGACCCGCCAGATCGCCGGCGCGTGGGGCTGACGAGCACCGGCCCCACGACGCCCTAGCCCCACCCGCACGCCCAGACGCCCTGTACGCCCAGACGCTCCGCACGCCCAGGAGATCCGCCATGAAGACCGCGCAGAAGTCCGCCATGTCCGCCAGGAGCGCCACCTCGACCGACACGACGTCCGAGCGGTTCACCGACGAGGAGCGCGGCGCGATGAAGGAGCGGGCCAAGGAGCTGAAGGCGTCCGCCCGCCGTGGATCACGTGCCGACAAGGCGGCGGAGGACGAGGCCGCCGTGCTGGCCAAGATCGCCGAGATGCGGGACTCGGACCGGGTCATGGCCGAGCGGATCCACGCCGTCGTCAAGGCGAGCGCACCGGACCTCACGCCGAAGCTCTGGTACGGGATGCCCTCGTACGCCAAGGACGGCAAGGTGCTCTGCTTCTTCCAGAGCGCGGAGAAGTTCAACGCGCGGTACGCGACGTTCGGCTTCAGCGACAAGGCCGAGCTGGATGAAGGCGCCATGTGGCCGGCCTCCTACGCCCTGAAGGAGCTGACCGCGGCCGCC
This window contains:
- a CDS encoding iron chaperone, whose amino-acid sequence is MSARSATSTDTTSERFTDEERGAMKERAKELKASARRGSRADKAAEDEAAVLAKIAEMRDSDRVMAERIHAVVKASAPDLTPKLWYGMPSYAKDGKVLCFFQSAEKFNARYATFGFSDKAELDEGAMWPASYALKELTAAAEAQIGELVKRAAG